One Rissa tridactyla isolate bRisTri1 chromosome 1, bRisTri1.patW.cur.20221130, whole genome shotgun sequence DNA segment encodes these proteins:
- the NME6 gene encoding nucleoside diphosphate kinase 6 isoform X2: MAAAGRCGRPLQLTLALLKPDAVAHPLVLEAVHETILRHQFFIVRAKELRCGREESRRFYREHAGRFFYQRLVEFMASGPMWAYILAHENAVPLWRSLMGPTKVFRARNSVPDSIRGAYGLTDTRNTTHGSDSPASASREIAFFFPEFNEQLWYQREEPRLRCGQVYYNAEERVHCVVGDEEKELT; encoded by the exons ATGGCTGCGGCGGGTCGCTGCGGGCGGCCGCTGCAGCTGACGCTGGCGCTGCTGAAGCCGGACGCCGTGGCCCACCCGCTGGTGCTGGAG GCCGTGCACGAAACCATCCTCAGGCACCAGTTCTTCATCGTGCGCGCCAAGGAGCTGCGCTGCGGACGGGAGGAGAGCCGCCGCTTCTACCGGGAGCACGCGG GGCGGTTCTTCTATCAGCGGCTGGTGGAGTTCATGGCCAG TGGCCCTATGTGGGCTTATATCTTGGCCCATGAGAATGCTGTTCCCCTCTGGAGATCCCTGATGGGACCCACCAAAGTATTCCGAGCCCGAAACAGCGTCCCAGATTCCATCCGAGGAGCTTATGGCCTCACTGACACCAGGAATACCACTCATGGCTCAG ATTCACCAGCATCAGCCAGCAgagaaattgccttttttttcccagagttcAATGAACAGCTCTGGTACCAGCGGGAAGAGCCACGTCTGCGCTGCGGGCAGGTGTATTACAATGCAGAGGAGCGTGTCCACTGTGTTGTCGGGGATGAAGAAAAAGAGTTGACCTGA
- the NME6 gene encoding nucleoside diphosphate kinase 6 isoform X1, which produces MAAAGRCGRPLQLTLALLKPDAVAHPLVLEPLRLCPQAVHETILRHQFFIVRAKELRCGREESRRFYREHAGRFFYQRLVEFMASGPMWAYILAHENAVPLWRSLMGPTKVFRARNSVPDSIRGAYGLTDTRNTTHGSDSPASASREIAFFFPEFNEQLWYQREEPRLRCGQVYYNAEERVHCVVGDEEKELT; this is translated from the exons ATGGCTGCGGCGGGTCGCTGCGGGCGGCCGCTGCAGCTGACGCTGGCGCTGCTGAAGCCGGACGCCGTGGCCCACCCGCTGGTGCTGGAG CCGCTGCGCCTCTGCCCGCAGGCCGTGCACGAAACCATCCTCAGGCACCAGTTCTTCATCGTGCGCGCCAAGGAGCTGCGCTGCGGACGGGAGGAGAGCCGCCGCTTCTACCGGGAGCACGCGG GGCGGTTCTTCTATCAGCGGCTGGTGGAGTTCATGGCCAG TGGCCCTATGTGGGCTTATATCTTGGCCCATGAGAATGCTGTTCCCCTCTGGAGATCCCTGATGGGACCCACCAAAGTATTCCGAGCCCGAAACAGCGTCCCAGATTCCATCCGAGGAGCTTATGGCCTCACTGACACCAGGAATACCACTCATGGCTCAG ATTCACCAGCATCAGCCAGCAgagaaattgccttttttttcccagagttcAATGAACAGCTCTGGTACCAGCGGGAAGAGCCACGTCTGCGCTGCGGGCAGGTGTATTACAATGCAGAGGAGCGTGTCCACTGTGTTGTCGGGGATGAAGAAAAAGAGTTGACCTGA
- the LOC128910522 gene encoding olfactory receptor 2A12-like, with protein MAVENQTHVTEFTLLGFSRGQPFLFVLFLAIYLATLLGNSAILALVFLDPHLHSPMYFFLSHLSCLDICYSSVTVPKILANALRPQATISYRGCLAQMFFLMWCAGTECVLLAVMAYDRYAAICQPLRYAHAMSWGVCVAAATGCWLWGMLDSAVHTLLANRLSFCGAARLQHIFCDVPPLLRAACSITHPSEVALHAASVFVGLGPFLLVIISYLHILATIIQMPMATSRRKAFSTCSAHLLVVTLYFVTANLNYNRPSSGYSPAADTLVSVLYCIVTPMLNPLIYSLRNQEVRGALRKAVWGQGTLGCPGSNA; from the coding sequence ATGGCAGTTGAGAACCAGACTCATGTGACAGAGTTCACACTCCTCGGCTTTTCCCGTGGCCAGCCCTTcctctttgttcttttcctggCCATTTacctggccacgctgctggggaacTCTGCAATACTCGCCCTCGTGTTCCTGGATCCCCATCTCCACAGCCCTATGTACTTCTTCCTCAGTCATTTGTCCTGCTTGGACATTTGCTACTCATCGGTGACGGTGCCCAAGATCCTGGCGAATGCCCTGCGCCCGCAGGCAACCATCTCCTACCGCGGGTGCCTGGCCCAGATGTTCTTCCTGATGTGGTGTGCAGGGACAGAGTGCGTGCTCCTGGctgtcatggcctacgaccgctatgCAGCCATATGCCAGCCCCTGCGCTATGCCCACGCCATGAGCTGGGGTGTCTGTGTGGCGGCAGCCACCGGCTGCTGGCTCTGGGGGATGCTGGACTCGGCTGTGCACACCCTCCTGGCCAACAGGCTCTCCTTCTGCGGGGCTGCCCGGCTTCAGCACATCTTCTGTGACGTCCCCCCCCTACTGAGGGCTGCCTGCAGCATCACCCACCCCAGTGAGGTGGCACTCCATGCTGCCAGCGTCTTTGTGGGCCTTGGCCCCTTCCTGCTTGTCATCATCTCCTACCTCCACATCCTGGCCACCATCATCCAGatgcccatggccaccagccgGCGCAAGGCCTTCTCCACGTGCTCTGCCCACCTGCTCGTGGTCACCCTGTACTTTGTGACAGCCAACCTGAACTACAACCGGCCCAGCTCCGGCTACTCCCCGGCAGCTGACACGCTGGTCTCCGTGCTGTATTGCATCGTCACCCCCAtgctgaaccccctcatctacagcctCCGCAACCAGGAGGTGCGGGGAGCACTGCGGAAGGCCGTGTGGGGACAGGGCACGCTGGGCTGCCCGGGCAGCAATGCATGA